Proteins encoded within one genomic window of Candidatus Syntrophocurvum alkaliphilum:
- a CDS encoding fumarate hydratase → MRQISVKKIQEAVTQAVGQVNIYLPRDIEEALNKSLFNEENERAKNILNILLENAKIAREEKMALCQDTGMVAVDIELGQQVIISDGDILSAVNQGISDGYEKYYLRKSVVSCPFERKNTGDNTPAIINISLFPDDRLVLNIMPKGAGSENMGQLAMLKPAEGIQGVKDFVINVVKNASSNPCPPIIVGVGIGGNMEKAAHLAKKALFRDINTKNNNKEIAVLEQELLSSINALDIGPQGFGGKTTALAVNAETYPTHIASLPVAVNIGCHCMRRIRLAF, encoded by the coding sequence ATGCGTCAAATTAGTGTGAAAAAAATACAAGAGGCTGTTACACAAGCTGTAGGTCAGGTGAATATATATTTACCTAGAGATATAGAAGAAGCATTAAATAAATCATTATTTAATGAAGAAAATGAGCGTGCTAAAAATATTTTAAATATTTTACTTGAAAATGCTAAGATTGCAAGAGAAGAAAAAATGGCGTTATGTCAAGATACTGGGATGGTAGCGGTAGATATTGAACTGGGTCAGCAAGTTATAATTTCTGATGGTGATATTTTGAGTGCAGTAAACCAAGGAATTAGTGATGGTTATGAGAAATACTATCTGAGAAAATCGGTAGTATCTTGCCCATTTGAAAGAAAAAATACAGGTGACAATACCCCTGCTATTATCAATATTAGTCTTTTTCCTGATGATAGGCTAGTTTTAAATATTATGCCTAAAGGAGCTGGTAGTGAAAATATGGGGCAATTAGCTATGCTAAAGCCGGCTGAAGGTATACAAGGGGTAAAAGACTTTGTTATAAATGTTGTGAAAAATGCTTCTTCGAATCCGTGTCCACCTATTATCGTCGGTGTAGGTATTGGAGGAAACATGGAAAAAGCAGCACATCTTGCTAAAAAGGCACTATTTCGAGATATTAATACTAAAAACAATAATAAAGAAATCGCTGTACTAGAACAAGAGCTATTAAGTAGTATAAATGCTCTTGATATTGGGCCCCAAGGATTTGGAGGAAAGACAACAGCACTTGCAGTAAATGCTGAAACATATCCTACTCATATTGCGAGTTTACCAGTAGCAGTTAATATAGGATGTCATTGTATGCGTAGAATTAGATTAGCTTTTTAA
- a CDS encoding FumA C-terminus/TtdB family hydratase beta subunit: MATHYMGSPVDNAIIEKLHVGDKVIINGVVYTARDAAHKRLINSIQKKEKPPFDLKGQIIYYTGPCPAPPDKIIGSAGPTTSGRMDPFTPTMIENGIKVLIGKGKRDNSVVKAIKKHNAVYLATIGGAGAYLAKKIASVQLIAYPELGPEAIYRLELINFPCFVAIDSKGNNIYNKF; this comes from the coding sequence ATGGCAACACATTATATGGGGAGTCCTGTTGACAATGCAATAATAGAAAAACTACATGTAGGTGATAAGGTAATAATAAATGGAGTAGTTTATACTGCCCGTGATGCAGCACATAAAAGATTAATTAATAGTATACAAAAAAAAGAAAAACCGCCCTTTGATTTGAAAGGGCAAATTATTTATTATACAGGTCCTTGTCCTGCTCCACCAGATAAGATTATTGGCTCAGCTGGACCTACAACAAGTGGCAGAATGGATCCATTTACTCCAACAATGATAGAAAATGGAATTAAAGTTTTGATAGGTAAAGGAAAGAGAGATAATTCAGTTGTAAAGGCAATAAAAAAACATAATGCTGTATATTTAGCTACAATAGGTGGTGCTGGAGCATATTTAGCTAAAAAAATTGCGTCTGTTCAGCTAATAGCTTATCCAGAATTAGGACCAGAGGCAATTTATAGGTTAGAATTAATTAATTTTCCATGTTTTGTAGCAATTGATAGTAAAGGTAATAATATTTATAATAAATTTTGA
- a CDS encoding MBL fold metallo-hydrolase, producing MDLQIKKGSGVMQLQVIGYLAPYPKINEACSGYLIKNKNTNILIDCGHSVFSHLQKYIKFTDLDAVIISHFHPDHYVDLYALRHALGGATRSGEITFKPKLFIPSEPSDLYNYFLETDEFEVNLIGENKNYLVEELDLTFHKTIHPKMCYGVKIQNDNSSMYYTADTAYDENGIKFSKDVNLIIAEASLLEDDQQYSKQLGHMTAKEVGLWATKANTKRLIPSHIWPEFTSEQIVQLIKPVYQGDLVVPYSGLIVNC from the coding sequence TTGGACTTACAAATAAAAAAAGGTAGTGGTGTTATGCAACTACAAGTGATTGGTTATTTGGCTCCATATCCTAAGATTAATGAAGCATGTTCGGGTTATTTGATTAAAAATAAAAATACTAATATATTAATAGATTGTGGTCATTCAGTATTTAGTCATTTACAAAAATATATTAAATTTACTGACTTAGACGCAGTTATAATCAGCCATTTTCATCCTGATCATTATGTAGATCTATATGCCCTTAGGCATGCTTTAGGGGGTGCTACAAGATCAGGGGAAATAACATTTAAGCCAAAATTATTTATACCATCTGAACCCTCAGATTTATATAATTATTTTTTAGAAACAGATGAGTTTGAAGTGAACTTAATTGGAGAAAATAAGAATTACCTAGTAGAAGAGCTTGATTTAACATTTCATAAAACTATTCATCCAAAAATGTGTTATGGAGTCAAAATACAAAATGATAATTCTAGTATGTATTATACAGCAGATACAGCCTATGATGAAAATGGTATAAAATTTAGTAAGGATGTCAACTTAATTATTGCTGAAGCTAGTTTATTAGAAGATGATCAACAATATTCTAAACAGTTAGGGCATATGACAGCTAAAGAAGTTGGTTTGTGGGCAACAAAAGCAAATACTAAAAGACTTATTCCATCACATATTTGGCCTGAATTTACAAGTGAACAAATAGTTCAACTAATTAAGCCGGTATATCAAGGAGATTTAGTTGTTCCGTATAGTGGTTTAATTGTAAATTGCTAA